The genomic segment ATGCGCCCACCTGCGGCCGGGAAACAAGCTGTCCGCGAGATCGCCCAGCTTGTCCGCAAAGCGTTCGCCCTCCGGCCTTGCGGGCTCCTCATCCCGCAGCCGGACGAGAAAGGCCAGCACGCGCTCGCCCTTGTCCTGCCAGATCTCGCGCGACACGGCCTCATCCGCTCGTCCCGGCCGGCCTTCGCCGCCCGCATCGTCCCGCGCCTCGGCATCCATCGCGGCGAGCCAGGCCTTTATCCGGGTCGCGCGCTCCCGCTCCGTCCCCGCCCGTTCCCGGTCCGCCTGCGCCCGATCCGTGTCTGCGCCTGCTTGCGCCCCCGCCTCAGCGCCATGCGCGCCGCCAGCCGCCCCGCCAGCCGCCCCTCTGCGCGCATCCAGCTTGGCCGCGATCTCTCCGAGCGCCTCCATGAAGCTCTCGCTTTTCAGCGTCAGCTTGAGCATGTAATCGTGCGCGCCGCACTTCAGCGCCTCCCGGACGAGGTCGAAGTCGTTGTAGTTGCTCAGCACGAGCACCTCTCCGTCGAACCCGCTGGACGCAAGCTCCTTAATCAGCCCGATGCCGTCCAGCTCCGGCATCTTGATGTCCGTGATGACGATGTCCGCGCGGCCGTCCCGCGCCAGCTCCAGCGCAGCGCGGCCGTTCGCGGCGGCGCCGACGTATTCGAAGCGGCTGTCGTCCCAACGGATCATCGACTTGACCGCATGCCTCACGATGATCTCGTCATCCGCGATCAGTATTTTGTACATCGTCCCTCTCTCCTTTCAGCACGATCGGCAGTACGATCGTCGTCTCCGTCCCTTCCTGCACGACACTCGCCGTCGTCAGCCCGTACGGCACGCCGAAGTGCAGGCGAATCCGCTCGTCCACATTTCCGATGCCGATGCCCGAGAGCTTGGCATGCGTCGTGCCGCGCAAGCCCGCCTCTGCCGCATCGAAACCCTTCCCGTCGTCCCGAATCCGGATCCGCACCCGCGCCCCGTCTCGCTCGCCGGTCACCTTGATCCGCACGCTCCGTCCCTCGTCGCCGCCTCCGTGCAAAATCGAATTTTCCACGATCGGCTGCAAAATGAATTTCGGCACGAGACAGTCGCGGAGCTCGTCCTCGATCGCAAACTCCAGCTCGAACGAGTCCCCGTAGCGGATGCGCTGGATCGTCGCGTAGTGCGTCAGATTGTCCAGCTCGCGGTCGAGCGGGATGAGCTCCTCCTTGACCAGGATCGTGTTGCGCAACAGCTCGGACAGCGATGCGATGCCTTGCGAGACGGCGTCGTTGCCGCCCAGCATGGCGCTCCATTTGAGCGAATTCAGCGTGTTGAACAAAAAATGCGGATTGATCTGCGCCTGCAGCATCGCGAGCTCCGCGTCCCGCTTGGCCTGCTGCTCCGATTCTACCTGGTAGATCAGCTCCTTGAGCCGGCCGACCATCCGGTCGATCGTCTCCGCGAGGATGCCCATCTCGTCGGGATACGAGGGCCCGATTTTCTGCTGCAGCTGGCCCATCCGCACCTGGTTCGCGTACTGCAGCAGCTTGCGCACGGGACCGCTGATGCTGATATAGATCCACATCGCGAGCATGCCGGCGAGCAGCAGGATCAACAGGCAGATGAGGACGACGTTGTGGCGCAGCACCGATAGCTCCGAGACGAGGAACGAGCGGGGGATCATCCCGACCAGGTACCAGTCCGCCGACCGAATGTACGAGCTGGTCACGAGCGTGCGCTCCCCGCCGACATCCGCGTAAAAAGCCCGTTCCTCGCGGGATGCTTGCCTTCGTGCCTGGACGCCCTCGAACACCTTTTCCTGGTAAAGAGAGCCTTGTCCGATCGCGGGAGAGAGAGAAGAGACGACGACGCCCGCGGCATCCGACAGGTAGATCGAGCTTCCTTCCCCCAGATCCACGGACTCGTAGGTGTTGCGGGAGAACACCTTCTCGTCGATAACGATGATCAGGTAGCCGATCTGCCGGTTCAGGTTGTTCTCGGCGAAAATCCGGCGGCTGAGCGCGATCCGGCTGGAGCCGCGGTTGTTGCGGATGCCCGTCCAGTACGCATTGCTCTTGCTGTCCGCCACCAAAGTCGTCAGCTCGCGGATTCGCGCCTCGGGATACAGCTCGAAGCCCAGATCGAACATCGACTGGCCGTCGTTGGTCAATACGATGACGTTCGACAGGTTGCTAATGCTGAAGATCTGCTGGCCGA from the Cohnella hashimotonis genome contains:
- a CDS encoding sensor histidine kinase, which gives rise to MPRLPSLRALGRSVFSLRRLSIKRRLLAAFLITSLLPVAVVAIYSNQKYEASITNKLSASSTQVLDQLAQNTTRELEQYETLSETIIINKLIQGGLPKFTKMADIEKSELRTRIKDELGQQIFSISNLSNVIVLTNDGQSMFDLGFELYPEARIRELTTLVADSKSNAYWTGIRNNRGSSRIALSRRIFAENNLNRQIGYLIIVIDEKVFSRNTYESVDLGEGSSIYLSDAAGVVVSSLSPAIGQGSLYQEKVFEGVQARRQASREERAFYADVGGERTLVTSSYIRSADWYLVGMIPRSFLVSELSVLRHNVVLICLLILLLAGMLAMWIYISISGPVRKLLQYANQVRMGQLQQKIGPSYPDEMGILAETIDRMVGRLKELIYQVESEQQAKRDAELAMLQAQINPHFLFNTLNSLKWSAMLGGNDAVSQGIASLSELLRNTILVKEELIPLDRELDNLTHYATIQRIRYGDSFELEFAIEDELRDCLVPKFILQPIVENSILHGGGDEGRSVRIKVTGERDGARVRIRIRDDGKGFDAAEAGLRGTTHAKLSGIGIGNVDERIRLHFGVPYGLTTASVVQEGTETTIVLPIVLKGERDDVQNTDRG